In the Populus trichocarpa isolate Nisqually-1 chromosome 1, P.trichocarpa_v4.1, whole genome shotgun sequence genome, CATTATCTACCACTGGACCATACTTTTTAGCCTCATATTCTCTCTCAAGATCgtctctttttctcttctttctcctccTTAACGTTTCCTCTTCTTTTGGCTCAAAACCCAAATTGGGATTTTCAGTTTTCACCTTTTTTAGTTTCTCTGTAGTTTCATAGAAGTTGGGTTTTTGGGTGTCGACATCGGTGCTAGGGTTTTCGTTGGATTTTGGGTCTTCGGGTTTTCTTTTGAAAGGGTTGCTATCAGAGAAAAGGGAGGAGGTAGAGGCGGTTTGATCGGCGCCGCTGAATAGGGTTTGGAAGACATCGGAAAGAGCAGAAGCCGTGTGGTTCTGGGCTGTGGAGGTGTCTGGTtccttgtgtttctttttgccCATTGTTTTTCGAATGGAGAAGGAGGGAGGCGGTCAGGCGGATGtgagatttaattttaagtgatGTTATGAACTTATAGCGTGGGGAAGGTTTTGCAGGCCTCCAAAGTCCAAACTCTTTTTATAAACCTAAAGCCCattgttattttgaatattttttaaaataagcacaattatgataatttattttcttggttattcgaagttcttctttttttattttttttaaagagtgtcaattttttttttaaaaaaagagtcgATTTTAGTTTTGAGGTTGATGTAACTGTTTTCGTGCAAcatgtaattttaataatttacattttgcacacagtttttaaaattaactcatcTGCTACCCATATCTTTTGAAAGATGTTATTTTATACCATTTTAAGGATTACTTGCACATAAGCATAATAATGAGATATTAATTTTGAGGatgtagctcaactggttaaattttaaatttgctctttaaaaattatcagttcGAGTCGTATAAATTTCAGGGTCATTAGAGgcttatatgattgttaacttcagggcccgtgtgattagtcgaggtgcgcgcaaactgatcCAGACACccatcttaattaaaaaaaaagatatttttttaatatattcacaTTCTTCTTGCTATATTCACAATcgttatttatattttactcgTAATAAATCAAGTTGAGTTATGTGATGAACTCTTTTCATTCATTAGTTATTCAACttgatctataatttttttaatttttaagaaattgtatttaaatttcatgaaacATTTACAAAATCACATTCTACAAAATTACTGTAAAGAGTCTCACATAtagtcttaattttttcatgttacaTTTAAAGTATTAATGCAatatatactttaaaaatatagaattatattattaaatatcacTAGCTAGCTATTCGAATTGATTGTTAAATATTGTTGATGGTTTGTATAACTATATGTATAGATCATTCAagatccttttttatatttagaaataatacACAGTATTGAATTATGTGCTTATTATATCTTAAATTATGTATAGACGTATTCTTTCTTCGCGAGGTAAATACACCTACTGATCTTCCTGCTGGCATTGGCTCTAGCAACCAAGCAATTATCCTCCTAGCCTTCGTGTTCTGATTCAAGCTGATGCCATGCATGTAACCCTCTGGCGTCCCTAGCTAGTTTccgttttctttcatttatctaAAGATAAATTGTTACAAGAGTTTGATTATTGCCTGCTAAACGTCTCCCCCTTTGCTGTTCAAATTTGTACTTGGTTAGAGCTCTAAGTTTTTATCATGATCTGGTCGTTGAAATTCCTGGCTCAAACTCTTGCTGGCTTCCCTCTGTGGTGTCGATATTCTTAGTCATATGATCCTTTGCTTATATCTTGCTctcatctccttcttttttcCGTGCGGGTTTGTTTCACCCAACAGTATTCCGATGCTGTTTCGCGATACCGACTCACGGTATCGTCTCAAGCCTCCACAAAAAATATACGCAATGTCCAACTCAGGACCCTACAACCTTCTCCATTTTGGCCTTTAACGGAAATGATCTACACTTGGCTTTCACAGTTTAACCCCAGATAGAACCATATGCTAATGACAAATCTCAGTGGATAAGCATGCAGATGCCGGCCCCCAACAATTACAGTGGGTGAACATGCCATATCGAACGATTACACAACATAGAGCCAAAGCGACGAAGGTCCATGAGATGTCACAGTGTCTGCCCTTCCTTGCCTGCCACTTGCACCAATTACTAAACCTTTGGCCACCAATTACCAAATGTATTGTTCTGCTCACTATTCAATTACATAGCCATAAACCCTTCTTTCTAGTTGACTAAAAATTCACACGACTAGTATATATTTAGTATCAGGCTCCATAATCTGGCATCAACAGCAGTAAGAGAGTGGGCTAGCTTAAGGTAAGTTCATCCTTGTCCAACCTAGTCCTCTAGTCAGCTTAGAgttgatttttcatttctatgcttttttcctttttctaaacCATACTATAAatgattatttatatatatctcaacTGTTCGTTTTATTCTTGGAATGTTACGTGCAGTTATGGAAGAAAAGGTAGCAGCTGAACAAGTACATAAACAAGAACAGATTAATGAAGAGGAGTCCGGTGTTGTACAAAACTATGTAAGAGAAGTGgagaacaaagaagaaaaagctGATGGTATTGAAGTTGAAAAGCCACAAATACCAAAGGAaataaaggaggaaaaaaatgaaagcaaagcaGAAACAGCTATTGATGATAACAAGCAATCACAGGCAAAAAAAGTAGGAGTAAACCAGGCAGATATAGCAAAGAAACCAAAACAGGCCCCAAAGCAAATTCCCAAGATGAAAATCACAGTTCCTCAACCATTTTCCTTGGCCACTGACAAAAGAATGTCTAGAGAAAGACGAGCTTCGGTGGATTTTAAAGACCTGCAACTTCCTAAACTATCCAAATCTGCTAGTGTCAACTACAAGTAAGTTTATCAGAATTTCGCagtttcaaccttttctctaCTTCAGAGTTCTGAAGCACATCGATCAACTTATAGCCAGGGGCATTTAAACAAACTGAGAACAGAATAACATTACGCTGAGCTAACACCTTGAAATACTTGAGTATTTACGgtttcaatgattcatgattcAGGGTGCAGTCCTCGCCTAGTGCTAAAGATCTAGTGGCCTCTAAGCTGAAGCGTAGTGCTACTACTGCATCAAATCCCAGGCCGAGAGTTACATCTACCAAAACTGATGATAAGAAAGTTGAGGTGAGTTCCATTTTGATTAACGACAAAAAAATTAGCAAGTATTATGAGAAATATCTTCTCAAGCTTTCCCCTAACTGAGTATAAAGACAACCTAGTTTTCTGAAAGACTCAGGGGAGAGTCAGGAAGGCAAGCTTTATTTAACTAATTTGTTCATTGATAACAATATTCATGACGCTATGTCTATGGCTTTCAAATAACAGAACGGtgtaaaaactaaagaaaaaattcaGGTGAAGGACATCCAAAACAAATCTTCACAATCCATTCCCAaggtatattaattattatattcgTTCTCTTCATTCTCAGACACCTGTAAAGCCTGTCCTCTTAAATTTCAGCAGACATTAGGTACTTCCTCCCATTGATTGAACTTATATATACAAGAATTTCCCGTCACCTAAAAATTTATACGCATTAATGATTACAGAAGAACCAAGCAGAGGAATCGGAGACTAATAAACTTCGGAAGAACTCAACATTCAAAACATTGCCATTGCCAAGCTTCATTCTTCGGAAAGAATCGACCTCAAACCCTGAGATAAAGAAGGTAAGCTGTCTAAATTTCTTTTACGTCcaagaaaaggggaaaaagaGAGAAGTTTATAGATTTTCTAAGCCAGAAAGGCCTTCCCAATAAAAGTTTCAGAATCTATC is a window encoding:
- the LOC18094149 gene encoding protein WVD2-like 3 isoform X2, translating into MEEKVAAEQVHKQEQINEEESGVVQNYVREVENKEEKADGIEVEKPQIPKEIKEEKNESKAETAIDDNKQSQAKKVGVNQADIAKKPKQAPKQIPKMKITVPQPFSLATDKRMSRERRASVDFKDLQLPKLSKSASVNYKVQSSPSAKDLVASKLKRSATTASNPRPRVTSTKTDDKKVEKNQAEESETNKLRKNSTFKTLPLPSFILRKESTSNPEIKKVPTTGPRSALPGRHGHKSISDAEKNKTKNIGKNTVSRTISSSAKETISTLIKGTRKALNPSKETVKSVVSIA
- the LOC18094149 gene encoding protein WVD2-like 3 isoform X1 yields the protein MEEKVAAEQVHKQEQINEEESGVVQNYVREVENKEEKADGIEVEKPQIPKEIKEEKNESKAETAIDDNKQSQAKKVGVNQADIAKKPKQAPKQIPKMKITVPQPFSLATDKRMSRERRASVDFKDLQLPKLSKSASVNYKVQSSPSAKDLVASKLKRSATTASNPRPRVTSTKTDDKKVENGVKTKEKIQVKDIQNKSSQSIPKKNQAEESETNKLRKNSTFKTLPLPSFILRKESTSNPEIKKVPTTGPRSALPGRHGHKSISDAEKNKTKNIGKNTVSRTISSSAKETISTLIKGTRKALNPSKETVKSVVSIA